A region from the Salminus brasiliensis chromosome 22, fSalBra1.hap2, whole genome shotgun sequence genome encodes:
- the LOC140543570 gene encoding LIM and SH3 domain protein 1-like translates to MNPQCSRCNKIVYPTEKVNCLDKYWHKGCFSCEVCKMTLNMKNYKGFDKKPYCSQHYPKTSFTSVADTPENLRLMQQSKVQSQVLYKEEFEKNKGKGFSVVADTPELQRIKKTQDQISNIKYHEDFEKSRMAGEAPPPESNAAYQPSSPQSYNYDPQPARSAAAPAPAPPTPSGGKRYKAIYDYVAADEDEVSFADGDVILDVQQIDEGWMFGRVERTGKQGMLPSNYVEAI, encoded by the exons TACTGGCACAAAGGATGTTTCAGCTGCGAGGTCTGCAAAATGACTCTAAACATGAAGAACTACAAAGGCTTTGACAAGAAACCCTACTGCAGCCA ACACTACCCCAAGACTTCCTTCACCAGTGTGGCTGATACTCCAGAAAACCTCCGGCTCATGCAGCAGAGCAAGGTGCAAAGCCAG GTGCTGTACAAAGAGGAGTTTGAGAAGAACAAAGGGAAAGGCTTCAGCGTGGTGGCTGACACACCAGAGCTGCAGAGAATCAAGAAAACGCAGGACCAAATTAGCAAC ATAAAGTATCATGAGGATTTTGAGAAGAGTCGGATGGCAGGAGAGGCCCCTCCCCCTGAAAGCAATGCCG CCTATCAGCCTTCCAGCCCTCAGAGCTACAACTATGATCCCCAGCCTGCAcgctctgctgcagctccagctccagctccaccgACTCCTAGTGGCGGG aagcGCTACAAAGCAATCTACGACTATGTTGCAGCCGATGAGGACGAGGTGTCGTTCGCTGATGGAGATGTGATCCTGGATGTGCAGCAGATCGATGAGGGCTGGATGTTTGGCCGCGTCGAGCGCACAGGCAAGCAGGGCATGCTACCCTCCAACTATGTGGAGGCTATATGA
- the LOC140543568 gene encoding kelch domain-containing protein 1-like — translation MEVPARSDHTAVLSGSLLYVWGGCQYVDGEDVVLPSDEIWIYDMESGLWARRGMGGEVPPLLSQACGSFLQGILYVFGGCDSNGHTNQMYCVDLQDGNYTWRKIKGCLGAPPSPRDRHSCWVYKDRIIYFGGYSCKTEREDSNFKRFTVDETSWAMIGNEFFRYWGWNNEVHMFEPGIATWTEPQTKGQPPEPRCSHASATLGSKGYICGGLETETIDIHCLDLVTWTWSQMESVATPMPRGRILHTITPTSHSKLFLFGGLSTSGQVLNDGWEFDTVTREWKEKEHPHKDKPRLRHSAVQGKDNDVVIFGGSHDYVLMVDSVTVLRCPSQSHCRDILVFQTQPYSLSRLCEDCIGKHASTLQALCLPPRIQETLHKRMSYFRTLTKLEEKTTIT, via the exons TATGTGGATGGAGAAGACGTTGTTCTCCCCAGTGATGAGATCTGGATCTATGATATGGAAAGTGGACTCTG ggctCGCAGGGGAATGGGTGGGGAGGTTCCTCCTCTGCTCTCTCAGGCGTGTGGCTCATTCCTCCAGGGTATACTCTATGTTTTCGGGGGCTGTGATAGCAATGGCCACACCAACCAG ATGTATTGTGTAGACTTGCAGGATGGAAACTACACCTGGAGGAAAATAAAAGGCTGTTTGGGAGCACCTCCCTCCCCCAGAGACAGGCACTCCTGCTGGGTCTACAAGGACAG GATCATCTACTTTGGAGGATATAGCTGCAAAACAGAGCGAGAGGACAGCAACTTCAAACGTTTCACTGTAGATGAGACATCGTGG GCAATGATTGGCAACGAGTTTTTCCGCTACTGGGGTTGGAATAATGAAGTTCATATGTTTGAACCCGGCATTGCCACATGGACTGAACCACAAACAAAG GGCCAGCCTCCTGAGCCAAGATGCTCCCATGCTAGTGCCACCCTGGGCAGCAAAGGCTACATTTGCGGGGGACTG GAAACAGAGACCATAGACATTCACTGTTTAGACCTGGTCACATGGACATGGAGCCAAAT GGAGTCTGTGGCCACTCCTATGCCCAGGGGCCGCATTTTACACACCATCACCCCCACCTCACACAGCAAGCTATTCCTCTTTGGAGGCCTCAGCACCTCTGGACAGGTTCTCA ATGATGGCTGGGAATTTGACACTGTAACAAGAGAATGGAAAGAGAAGGAGCATCCTCATAAAGACAAGCCCAG GTTGAGACATTCCGCAGTACAGGGGAAAGACAATGACGTGGTGATTTTTGGAGGAAGCCACGACTATGTCCTGATGGTGGATTCG GTCACAGTGCTCCGGTGTCCATCTCAGAGCCATTGTAGAGATATTCTGGTGTTTCAGACTCAGCCATACTCCCTCTCCAG ATTATGTGAGGACTGCATAGGAAAACATGCTTCTACTCTGCAGGCTTTATGTTTACCTCCAAGAATTCAGGAAACTCTTCACAAGAGGATGTCCTACTTCAGAACACTGACCAAACTGGAAGAGAAGACCACTATTACATGA